In Nomascus leucogenys isolate Asia chromosome 11, Asia_NLE_v1, whole genome shotgun sequence, the following proteins share a genomic window:
- the LOC100594649 gene encoding putative uncharacterized protein C3orf79, translating into MFSCLLLPTPELSSKRNQCLPYKTSGCLTQMSILYGHPASLLKDYISQAILQPGKKIQGGTEIERGSFANQYQTDPSHL; encoded by the exons ATGTTCAGTTGCCTTCTTCTGCCTACTCCTGAGCTTTCATCCAAGAGAAATCAGTGTTTGCCTTACAAG ACTTCTGGTTGTCTAACCCAAATGTCAATTTTATATGGGCACCCTGCCAGTCTTctaaaagactacatttcccaggcaaTTTTGCAACCAG GAAAGAAGATTCAAGGAGGAACTGAAATAGAGAGAGGCTCCTTTGCAAACCAGTATCAGACAGATCCCAGTCACTTGTAA